In Cercospora beticola chromosome 3, complete sequence, the following proteins share a genomic window:
- a CDS encoding uncharacterized protein (antiSMASH:Cluster_5), with the protein MDKLSEEEKQHYREAFSVFDKNGDGEISAAELGDVMRSLGLKPTDGELQDMLHEVDSDNSGSIDINEFLVLMSHVGSAQDTEDELLNAFRVFDKDNSGTISASEMREVLKALGEDLTDKEINEIMSAADTDGDKTIDFEEFKKIMQDPKLS; encoded by the exons ATGGACAAgctcagcgaagaagagaagcagcACTATCGCGAAGCCTTCTCAGTCTTC GACAAGAACGGTGATG GCGAAATCTCCGCCGCCGAACTCGGCGACGTGATGCGCTCCCTAGGCCTCAAACCCACCGACGGCGAACTCCAAGACATGCTCCACGAAGTCGACTCCGATAACAGCGGTTCAATTGATATCAATG aattcctcgtcctcatgtCCCACGTCGGCAGTGCCCAAGACACCGAAGACGAACTCCTCAACGCCTTCCGCGTCTTCGACAAAGACAATTCCGGCACAATTTCCGCCTCGGAAATGCGCGAAGTGCTGAAAGCTCTGGGCGAAGATTTGACCGATAAGGAAATTAATGAGATTATGAGTGCCGCAGACACAGATGGAGACAAGACGATTGATT TCGAGGAGTTCAAGAAGATTATGCAGGATCCGAAGTTGTCTTAG
- a CDS encoding uncharacterized protein (antiSMASH:Cluster_5~BUSCO:EOG09261V87) has protein sequence MADLEAQINQFFAAPDQALPQDVLSELLHIVQLMSLSPEDLFYKWDSYVLTMGVESTKLDYKTVQDFKKTLQEALERETRKRPEAHNAPKRMGATPRTTGGQDVFGMLDGMVSNTPASRISAAKRKSNFDTPTSKAVKNNLNSSPADNKTPVMKSLPTVAFEDRKNSGEVVEAINTHLPAAALSEVPPAESRLKLKAAVDLPKYSYKPMAMKLSEVSEILDDRIDMFVEQVQKEHKLEDSDFGNPAAQSTSEVVAVGRIACDQPIGKLNASSIVLETSRRMGAGMRVPLKMDGVTFDFFPGKIVALRGTNVSGQHFLVREVLPMPLLPVAASRPEDIDVHNDRLTSADGETRPLHMLVASGPYTADTDLSFAPLYALLERAAIERADALILTGPFLDLEHPVVASGDFEPHLPADAKIEPDQATITDVFRTLISGPIQRLIQTVSTITIIMVPSTRDAISKHVSWPQDRVPKPQLGLPRQVQFVANPMALFLNELIVGMSSQDVLSELHRSGAAQSATGDKPLNNDLLARLSEHVIEQSHYFPIFPPQSREELPKPTAIEGEIPEPGGEERLALGANLDLSFYKLGEFWQARPDVLILPSTLMPFARFVQGVLCINPGTLSKKRGAGTFASLDISPRKLSGEEREAGDYVGHQLHERARIEIKRI, from the exons ATGGCGGACCTCGAGGCGCAGATCAACCAGTTCTTCGCTGCTCCCGATCAGGCTCTGCCTCAAGATGTGCTGTCTGAGCTGCTGCACATCGTGCAGCtgatgtcgctgtcgccagaGGACTTGTTCTACAAATGGGACAGCTACGTCCTCACCATGGGTGTCGAATCCACCAAATTGGACTACAAAACGGTGCAGGACTTTAAGAAGACGCTACAAGAAGCGCTGGAACGAGAGACACGAAAGCGACCCGAGGCTCACAACGCACCGAAGCGAATGGGAGCCACACCACGAACAACAGGAGGACAAGATGTATTCGGTATGCTGGATGGCATGGTCTCAAACACACCTGCATCTCGAATATCTGCAGCGAAGCGAAAGAGCAATTTTGATACACCCACTTCGAAGGCTGTAAAGAACAATCTCAACAGTTCTCCCGCAGACAACAAGACGCCTGTCATGAAGAGCTTGCCTACAGTCGCATTCGAGGACAGGAAGAATTCGGGCGAAGTAGTGGAGGCAATCAATACACATctacctgctgctgcgctctcAGAAGTCCCTCCCGCAGAGTCGCGGCTCAAGCTGAAGGCGGCGGTGGACTTACCCAAGTACTCCTACAAGCCCATGGCTATGAAATTGTCCGAAGTCTCCGAAATTCTCGACGATCGTATCGACATGTTTGTGGAGCAAGTACAGAAAGAGCATAAATTGGAAGACAGCGACTTTGGAAACCCTGCAGCGCAGTCGACTTCAGAGGTGGTAGCAGTCGGGAGAATCGCATGTGATCAGCCAATAGGCAAGCTAAACGCCTCCAGCATAGTGCTTGAGACCAGTCGAAGAATGGGAGCTGGTATGAGGGTACCCCTCAAGATGGACGGCGTGAcattcgacttcttcccagGCAAGATTGTGGCACTTCGAGGCACGAACGTTAGCGGTCAGCATTTCCTGGTGCGAGAAGTGCTTCCAATGCCTCTTCTGCCAGTGGCAGCGTCTCGACCCGAAGACATCGACGTGCACAATGACCGACTCACATCAGCCGATGGTGAAACAAGGCCTCTTCATATGCTTGTTGCAAGCGGACCGTACACAGCAGATACCGATCTCTCCTTTGCACCTTTATATGCCCTCCTCGAAAGAGCAGCTATTGAGCGCGCAGATGCTCTGATCCTCACTGGGCCTTTTCTTGACTTGGAACATCCAGTCGTAGCGTCTGGAGACTTTGAACCACACCTACCCGCTGACGCGAAGATCGAGCCGGACCAAGCAACTATCACTGATGTCTTTCGCACCCTTATCAGCGGTCCCATCCAACGCCTAATCCAGACCGTATCGACAATCACGATAATCATGGTGCCTTCTACGCGCGACGCCATCAGCAAACACGTCTCTTGGCCACAAGATCGTGTCCCGAAACCCCAATTGGGCCTCCCCAGACAAGTCCAGTTCGTCGCAAACCCGATGGCCCTCTTCCTCAACGAACTCATCGTCGGAATGTCTTCGCAAGATGTCTTGTCCGAACTGCACCGCAGTGGCGCAGCACAATCTGCGACAGGAGACAAGCCTCTGAACAATGATCTTCTGGCGCGGCTGAGCGAACATGTCATTGAACAGAGTCATTATTTCCCTATCTTTCCGCCACAATCGAGGGAAGAGCTGCCAAAACCTACGGCGATTGAGGGCGAGATTCCCGAGCCTGGAGGCGAAGAACGACTTGCTTTGGGGGCGAATCTGGATCTGTCGTTTTACAAGCTGGGAGAGTTTTGGCAGGCGAGACCGGATGTTTTGATTCTGCCCAGCACGCTGATGCCTTTTGCAAGG TTCGTACAAGGCGTCCTCTGCATCAATCCAGGCACTCTCAGCAAGAAGCGAGGCGCGGGTACTTTTGCTTCATTGGACATCTCGCCGAGGAAATTGTCAGGTGAAGAGAGGGAAGCGGGAGATTATGTTGGACATCAGCTACATGAACGAGCGAGAATTGAAATCAAGAGGATATGA
- a CDS encoding uncharacterized protein (antiSMASH:Cluster_5): protein MNSTRNKNLQKGVFHTTGYNQTADSKVATESEDTTSSPSPVLFWKPTQTYGYLGQWHMSSFTDPSNNQTFNCAEQYMMYHKAILFNDLDVASQIMQTDNPRQHKSLGARVKNFSDKAWNKEKTNIVENGNWLKFTQSEELKTWLLSTGESELVEASPYDRIWGIGFMAGDALKVERSSWGENLLGKVLMRVRDRLRAKELESVAEKNDLQEKVAE, encoded by the coding sequence ATGAATAGTACACGAAACAAGAACCTCCAAAAAGGAGTTTTCCATACGACGGGGTACAACCAGACAGCCGACTCCAAAGTGGCGACGGAATCCGAAGATACGACCTCCAGCCCATCTCCTGTACTCTTCTGGAAACCAACACAGACTTATGGATACCTTGGCCAATGGCATATGTCTTCGTTCACCGACCCCAGTAACAACCAGACATTCAATTGCGCAGAACAGTACATGATGTACCACAAAGCCATTCTCTTCAACGACCTTGACGTCGCTTCGCAAATCATGCAGACTGATAATCCCCGTCAGCACAAAAGTCTCGGAGCAAGAGTGAAGAACTTCAGCGACAAGGCATGGAACAAGGAGAAAACGAACATCGTAGAAAATGGGAATTGGTTGAAATTCACGCAGAGCGAGGAGTTGAAGACGTGGTTGCTATCAACAGGCGAGAGCGAATTAGTGGAAGCGAGTCCATACGATCGGATTTGGGGCATTGGTTTCATGGCTGGAGATGCCTTGAAGGTGGAAAGGAGTTCGTGGGGAGAGAATTTACTGGGAAAGGTCTTGATGAGAGTAAGAGATAGATTGAGGGCAAAGGAACTTGAATCGGTCGCAGAGAAGAATGATTTGCAGGAGAAAGTGGCAGAGTAA